In Nitrosophilus alvini, the following are encoded in one genomic region:
- a CDS encoding Do family serine endopeptidase, with protein sequence MKKSLLLIFVACSIFLSAGVLDSLFGNKTTKFSEFTGETKRIMPGGQNVILSYYEALKDARESVVNISAIKVVKTAVPAAPFIEDPFLREFFGQFFGIVPQERIESSLGSGVIITKKGYILTNNHVIENAEKIAVSIPGKSRLYEAKIIGTDPKSDIAVIKIDAKNLKPIKFGDSSKLKVGDIVFAIGNPFGVGETVTQGIISALNKSGVGINEYENFIQTDAAINPGNSGGALIDTRGALIGINTAIISRTGGNIGIGFAIPSNMAKKVAKQLIETGYVERGYLGITIRDLTDDLYAFYNTKEGCVILGVEKNSPAWKAGLKRGDLIVEINGNKIRNSIDLKNTLGVLKPGSNITIKYIRDKSIHTASAELAPYPGEENIYLQNMELSGLKIEDLTDEIKRAYGIPQNIYGVLVTGVKRGSDAWRAGFMPGDIIIQVEDEIVKNRKDLLNAWRKYRNDKKRVYIHRNGYPMMLVIR encoded by the coding sequence ATGAAAAAATCCTTATTGCTTATATTTGTAGCATGTTCTATTTTTTTATCAGCAGGCGTACTCGATTCTCTGTTCGGAAATAAAACAACAAAATTTTCAGAATTCACAGGCGAAACAAAAAGGATTATGCCAGGCGGCCAAAATGTAATACTTTCATATTATGAGGCCTTAAAAGATGCTAGAGAGAGTGTAGTAAATATTTCTGCAATCAAAGTTGTAAAAACAGCCGTTCCGGCCGCCCCATTTATTGAGGATCCATTTTTAAGAGAATTTTTCGGGCAGTTCTTCGGTATAGTTCCTCAAGAGAGGATAGAGAGTTCACTTGGGTCAGGAGTAATTATAACCAAAAAGGGCTATATACTGACAAACAATCATGTTATAGAAAATGCTGAGAAAATCGCAGTATCCATTCCTGGCAAAAGCAGACTATATGAAGCAAAAATCATAGGAACAGATCCAAAATCCGATATTGCTGTTATAAAAATAGATGCCAAAAACCTAAAACCTATCAAGTTTGGAGATTCTTCAAAACTAAAAGTTGGCGATATCGTTTTTGCTATAGGAAATCCTTTCGGTGTAGGTGAAACTGTAACACAGGGAATAATTTCCGCACTAAATAAAAGCGGTGTAGGCATAAACGAATATGAAAACTTCATTCAGACAGATGCCGCTATCAATCCCGGAAATTCAGGAGGTGCACTCATAGATACAAGAGGTGCGCTTATCGGTATAAATACGGCTATCATATCCAGAACAGGAGGCAACATAGGCATAGGTTTTGCAATTCCTTCAAATATGGCAAAAAAAGTTGCCAAACAGCTAATAGAAACAGGATATGTGGAAAGAGGTTATCTCGGCATTACGATAAGAGATCTCACTGATGATCTCTATGCTTTTTACAATACAAAAGAGGGATGCGTTATTCTTGGCGTAGAAAAAAACTCTCCGGCCTGGAAAGCCGGCCTTAAAAGAGGAGATCTAATAGTTGAGATCAACGGTAACAAGATCAGAAATTCCATCGATCTCAAAAATACACTGGGAGTTTTAAAACCGGGTTCAAATATCACTATAAAATATATCAGAGATAAATCGATCCATACGGCAAGTGCAGAGCTGGCACCGTATCCTGGAGAAGAAAATATCTATCTGCAAAACATGGAATTAAGCGGCCTGAAAATCGAAGATCTTACAGATGAAATCAAAAGGGCATACGGTATACCCCAAAATATATATGGTGTTTTGGTAACAGGAGTAAAAAGAGGCTCTGATGCATGGAGGGCCGGATTTATGCCGGGAGATATTATCATCCAGGTTGAAGATGAAATAGTAAAAAACAGAAAAGATCTGTTAAATGCCTGGAGAAAATATCGTAACGATAAAAAAAGAGTCTATATTCATAGAAACGGTTATCCCATGATGCTGGTAATAAGATGA
- a CDS encoding EI24 domain-containing protein: MRYITYALTKSFKDFLSKWFWISTFVITAVPIILWGILFFFFSDSISLLISSVIGYIPFLESESVKDTLIFIIKILLYLQTVLITVIIFLAFATEKIVRILHKKYYQNISLAGFGSFLEMAKVNIKSIALFIFLAIILMPFLFVPGLNIFLQLFLWSILIKDPFLYDTASIAATKEEYEKMKKAKIELLLLSVIAALFNFIPILNFFAPLFQIVIFSHYTFAKIKDFREGLHR, encoded by the coding sequence ATGAGATACATAACTTATGCATTGACAAAAAGTTTTAAAGATTTTTTGAGCAAATGGTTCTGGATAAGTACATTTGTTATCACAGCTGTACCGATAATATTATGGGGGATCCTGTTTTTCTTTTTTTCCGACTCAATTTCACTTTTGATAAGCTCCGTAATAGGATATATCCCTTTTCTAGAAAGTGAAAGCGTTAAAGATACACTGATTTTTATCATAAAAATTCTTCTCTATTTGCAAACTGTTCTAATCACTGTAATAATATTCCTTGCCTTTGCTACCGAAAAGATAGTCAGGATTTTACACAAAAAGTATTATCAAAATATCAGTCTTGCTGGATTTGGCTCTTTTTTGGAGATGGCGAAGGTAAATATTAAATCGATAGCTCTTTTTATATTTCTCGCTATTATCCTAATGCCTTTCCTTTTTGTTCCCGGGCTGAATATTTTTCTGCAGCTTTTTTTATGGTCTATTTTGATAAAAGATCCTTTCTTGTATGATACCGCTTCAATCGCAGCAACAAAAGAAGAGTATGAAAAAATGAAAAAAGCAAAAATTGAACTTCTTCTTTTATCCGTTATTGCAGCACTTTTCAACTTCATACCTATACTGAATTTTTTTGCGCCCCTTTTTCAGATAGTGATTTTTTCTCACTACACTTTTGCCAAAATCAAAGACTTCAGAGAAGGTCTTCATAGATGA
- a CDS encoding dicarboxylate/amino acid:cation symporter produces MKKFMKIENITFAAILLGIPFGYFFQDLALSLKVIGDIYISLLKMLIIPLVFASIYIAIAGLGSADELKSIGAKAFAYYITTTAMAVMLGIIVVNIFDPGLGMQIPQAVNGTIETKEVSVSDFVLSFIPSNIFQALSNGHILPIIFFAILFAAGSIYIHNDKKVFLYNFFDSVNDTMMVLAKWIINLTPIGVFFLIGYTVAKNGFEPILNLWSYAVTVLTALFIHAFVTLSIIAVVIGRFNPFTYFTQVKEALMIALSTASSSATLPVSIEVAEKNANIDKKVAGFVLPLGATVNMDGTALYESIAVIFIANLCGVELTLAQQLTIFVTATFASIGAAGIPGAGLVMMTLILDSVGLPVEYIAIIIAVDRFLDMFRTSINVWGDLLGAKIIDRLLISR; encoded by the coding sequence ATGAAAAAATTTATGAAAATAGAGAATATAACATTTGCGGCAATACTTTTGGGAATCCCTTTCGGATACTTTTTTCAGGATTTAGCTCTGAGCTTGAAAGTAATAGGCGATATTTACATATCACTTTTGAAAATGCTTATCATCCCACTGGTTTTTGCTTCTATATACATTGCCATTGCTGGACTTGGCTCGGCGGATGAACTGAAAAGCATAGGAGCGAAAGCATTTGCATACTATATTACTACAACAGCAATGGCTGTAATGCTTGGAATCATTGTTGTAAATATATTCGATCCCGGTTTAGGGATGCAGATACCTCAGGCTGTAAACGGTACTATTGAAACAAAAGAGGTTTCTGTCAGTGATTTTGTTTTGTCATTTATCCCTTCAAATATATTTCAAGCTCTCTCAAACGGCCATATACTTCCCATAATATTTTTCGCCATACTTTTTGCAGCGGGCTCGATATATATCCATAACGATAAAAAAGTTTTCCTTTACAACTTTTTCGATTCTGTCAATGATACAATGATGGTGCTTGCCAAATGGATAATAAATTTGACTCCTATAGGAGTTTTTTTTCTTATCGGATACACAGTTGCAAAAAACGGTTTTGAACCGATTTTAAATCTGTGGAGCTATGCAGTAACCGTTTTGACTGCACTTTTCATACACGCATTTGTAACTCTTTCCATCATTGCCGTAGTTATAGGCAGATTCAACCCCTTCACCTACTTTACGCAAGTCAAGGAAGCCTTGATGATCGCTCTTTCAACCGCTTCAAGTTCAGCCACACTTCCCGTATCGATAGAGGTAGCGGAAAAAAACGCAAACATTGACAAAAAAGTCGCCGGTTTTGTTCTGCCGCTGGGTGCCACTGTAAATATGGACGGAACGGCTCTGTACGAATCCATAGCCGTAATATTCATAGCAAACCTGTGCGGAGTGGAACTGACACTAGCTCAGCAACTCACCATATTTGTAACAGCTACCTTTGCTTCGATAGGAGCAGCCGGAATTCCGGGTGCGGGACTTGTCATGATGACTCTTATCCTTGACAGCGTCGGACTGCCTGTTGAATATATCGCAATCATTATTGCCGTAGATAGATTTCTGGATATGTTCAGGACAAGTATAAACGTGTGGGGTGATTTGCTGGGAGCGAAAATTATTGACAGGCTGCTTATTAGTCGTTAG
- a CDS encoding 3'-5' exonuclease — protein MKKLEKIVQKLKNGPVKRDDFLHILNALYGMFEDSELLYQTIVARGMPIYEKEGFVYLKTASTHYNEQEFCIVDIETNGSKSHNSQVIEIGAIKYKNGKITDRFESFVYTKELPDYITKLTGITIEDLMYAPQQKEILRQFKEFLGDAVFVAHNVTFDYNFLSDKLNEVGLGKLANRKLCTIDLARRTIKSERYGLEFLNESLGINTLVSHRAYADALTALKVLELSLKNIPKSIKTTEDLITFSKSNKSNVKTE, from the coding sequence ATGAAAAAATTGGAAAAAATTGTACAGAAACTGAAAAACGGTCCTGTTAAACGTGATGATTTTCTACATATTTTAAATGCTCTTTACGGTATGTTTGAAGACAGCGAACTTCTTTATCAGACTATTGTTGCAAGAGGAATGCCTATTTATGAAAAAGAGGGGTTTGTGTATTTAAAAACAGCATCCACTCATTACAACGAGCAGGAGTTTTGCATAGTCGATATCGAGACAAACGGGAGCAAATCGCACAATTCACAGGTGATTGAGATAGGGGCAATAAAATATAAAAACGGTAAAATTACGGATAGGTTTGAGAGTTTTGTCTACACAAAAGAGTTGCCTGACTACATAACCAAACTTACCGGGATAACTATCGAAGATTTGATGTATGCGCCGCAGCAAAAAGAGATACTCAGACAGTTTAAAGAATTTCTGGGAGATGCTGTTTTTGTAGCTCATAATGTAACTTTCGACTATAACTTCTTATCGGATAAACTCAATGAGGTAGGTTTGGGAAAACTTGCCAACAGAAAACTTTGTACGATAGATCTTGCCAGAAGAACGATAAAAAGTGAACGATACGGCCTAGAGTTTCTAAATGAAAGTCTTGGAATCAATACTTTGGTCAGTCACAGAGCATATGCAGATGCTCTTACGGCGCTAAAAGTTTTGGAATTGAGTCTAAAAAATATTCCAAAATCGATTAAAACCACAGAAGATTTGATAACATTCAGCAAATCGAACAAATCAAATGTCAAGACGGAGTAA
- a CDS encoding phosphoribosylanthranilate isomerase, with amino-acid sequence MRVKICGITNIEDALAAVKAGADALGFVFYKKSPRFIEPQKALEIVSMLPPFIERVGLFVNCDAVHIDTVCRYTKMSLAQIHFDASEDLYRSLETKYIRVIRAKAKEDLLRFSEEYRLVDAYCEQYGGSGKRLNLEWFENLDCSKIILAGGLTPENIEEVKKYGFYGVDVSSGVEMQKGKKDIKKVKEFIEKAKGLYRY; translated from the coding sequence TTGAGAGTAAAAATCTGCGGAATTACAAACATTGAAGATGCTTTGGCTGCTGTAAAAGCCGGAGCAGACGCACTCGGTTTTGTTTTTTACAAAAAATCACCTCGTTTTATAGAGCCCCAAAAAGCTCTTGAGATTGTATCAATGCTTCCCCCTTTTATAGAAAGAGTGGGTCTTTTCGTAAATTGTGATGCCGTTCATATAGATACTGTCTGCAGGTATACAAAAATGTCTCTTGCACAGATACATTTTGACGCTTCCGAAGATCTCTACCGCTCTCTGGAAACCAAATATATAAGAGTAATCAGAGCAAAAGCAAAAGAGGATTTATTGAGGTTTAGTGAGGAATACCGACTAGTAGATGCATATTGCGAGCAGTACGGAGGAAGCGGTAAAAGGCTAAATCTGGAGTGGTTTGAGAATTTGGACTGTTCCAAAATAATTCTCGCGGGAGGCTTGACTCCAGAAAATATTGAAGAAGTAAAAAAGTATGGCTTTTACGGTGTAGATGTGAGCAGTGGAGTAGAGATGCAAAAAGGGAAAAAAGATATAAAAAAAGTAAAAGAGTTTATCGAAAAAGCGAAAGGACTTTATAGATATTGA
- the rpe gene encoding ribulose-phosphate 3-epimerase, which yields MLVAPSILSADFGNLAKEVEDICVLGCDYVHVDVMDGHFVPNLTIGPVVVESVAKSATKPLDIHLMVENNTFFVDLFAPFKPEFISFHIEEEKHPHRLIQKIRNSGIRPALVLNPGTTPKLIEYLIEDVDMVLLMSVNPGFGGQKFIPNVLEKAKELKELCEKRNPKCLIEVDGGVNDKNVKDLKDAGIDIVVAGSYIFKHSDRKAAIESLRV from the coding sequence ATGCTTGTAGCCCCAAGTATATTGTCTGCGGATTTCGGAAATCTTGCCAAAGAGGTTGAAGATATCTGCGTCTTAGGGTGTGATTATGTTCATGTTGATGTGATGGATGGCCATTTTGTTCCAAATCTCACGATCGGGCCGGTGGTTGTGGAGTCTGTTGCCAAGAGTGCCACAAAACCTCTTGATATCCATCTTATGGTAGAAAACAATACATTTTTTGTGGATCTGTTTGCACCTTTTAAGCCGGAATTTATCTCTTTTCATATAGAAGAAGAGAAACATCCACATAGACTTATACAAAAAATAAGAAACAGCGGTATCAGACCGGCACTTGTTCTAAATCCTGGAACTACCCCGAAGCTTATAGAGTATCTTATAGAAGATGTTGATATGGTTTTGCTTATGAGTGTAAATCCGGGTTTTGGCGGACAGAAGTTTATACCGAATGTTTTGGAAAAGGCAAAAGAACTCAAAGAGCTTTGTGAAAAAAGAAATCCGAAGTGTCTGATAGAAGTGGATGGGGGTGTGAACGACAAAAATGTCAAAGACCTCAAAGATGCCGGAATTGATATTGTTGTTGCCGGAAGCTATATTTTTAAACACAGCGACAGAAAAGCGGCAATAGAATCACTTAGAGTCTGA
- the rpmB gene encoding 50S ribosomal protein L28: MARKCAVTGKGPMSGNNVSHANNKTKRRFLPNLRTVRITLPDGTRKKIKVAASTLRTMKKKS; this comes from the coding sequence ATGGCTAGAAAATGTGCTGTAACCGGAAAAGGTCCTATGAGTGGAAATAATGTAAGCCATGCAAATAATAAAACCAAAAGAAGATTTCTCCCGAACCTGAGAACCGTAAGAATCACACTTCCTGACGGTACAAGAAAAAAGATAAAAGTTGCTGCTTCTACGCTTAGAACCATGAAGAAAAAATCGTAA
- a CDS encoding potassium channel family protein: MKLIKKLQKLLHWERATKPEIDLSAELYEHLKPFRLPVILLILTMLIGSMGYMLIDDFSLMDAIYQTGITFTTVGFGEISPISGPGRIFTINLIIAGFVIFTFSVGILVNEIDKGELFKIIKERRMLYKIATLKKHLVICYHNEYTIQLSRVLRESNIPFVVIDPRPDLEKIAKKHKYPYFVQEEPHTEVALLKSHLSSAKGVISLSKNIADNIAQIASVRLFEKEIGRRSPYLIICNAETLSDMEKLKKLGADNVVAPAKLTAQRISAMAIRPDMENILEEFLYKKDTPLDLEEIYVPKYSWMVLKKLKDTHLRDIANVSVVGIREKDGKFIPMPKGDTIINSESKLLVIGTSKGISLTKRLARLAVKPEELKYV, translated from the coding sequence TTGAAACTCATAAAAAAACTTCAAAAACTTCTCCACTGGGAACGAGCTACAAAACCCGAAATAGACCTGAGTGCTGAACTATATGAACATTTAAAACCTTTCAGACTGCCTGTAATACTACTGATACTGACTATGCTGATAGGTTCTATGGGCTACATGCTTATAGACGACTTCTCGTTGATGGATGCAATATATCAGACAGGCATTACATTTACGACAGTGGGTTTTGGCGAAATATCTCCCATATCAGGACCCGGAAGAATATTTACAATCAATCTGATTATTGCCGGATTTGTCATATTTACTTTTTCCGTAGGTATACTTGTAAACGAAATAGACAAAGGGGAACTGTTTAAAATAATCAAGGAGCGAAGGATGCTATATAAAATCGCAACACTTAAAAAACATCTGGTTATCTGTTATCATAACGAGTATACAATACAACTCTCAAGAGTGCTTAGAGAGAGCAATATCCCCTTTGTTGTCATAGATCCCCGTCCTGATCTGGAAAAAATTGCCAAAAAACACAAATACCCCTATTTTGTCCAGGAAGAGCCCCACACTGAAGTCGCTCTTTTGAAATCCCATCTCTCAAGCGCAAAAGGAGTCATCAGTCTTTCAAAAAATATAGCAGACAATATCGCTCAAATTGCTTCCGTCAGACTCTTTGAAAAAGAGATAGGAAGAAGGAGCCCCTACCTCATCATATGTAATGCCGAAACCCTTTCCGATATGGAAAAACTTAAAAAACTTGGAGCCGACAACGTAGTGGCTCCCGCAAAACTTACAGCCCAAAGAATAAGCGCTATGGCTATAAGACCCGATATGGAAAATATCCTGGAAGAGTTTTTGTATAAAAAAGATACGCCGCTGGACCTTGAAGAGATATATGTACCCAAATACAGCTGGATGGTTCTTAAAAAACTCAAAGACACTCATTTGAGAGATATAGCAAATGTAAGTGTGGTAGGTATAAGAGAAAAAGACGGCAAATTTATACCTATGCCAAAAGGCGATACCATTATAAACAGTGAGAGCAAACTTCTGGTAATAGGGACTTCAAAAGGTATCTCTTTGACAAAGAGACTTGCCAGACTAGCCGTAAAACCGGAAGAGCTCAAATACGTATAG
- the argJ gene encoding bifunctional glutamate N-acetyltransferase/amino-acid acetyltransferase ArgJ, whose translation MFEIYPVNGGISAVNGFYCDGVSAGLKPEGELDIGFIYSDRLCSISTVFTQNRFQAAPIKHFLQNSIKKTNFILVNSKNANAMTGEVGISDIEEILAFAKDNFPDIQNPVMSSTGVIGVRLPKAKIKNSISKFDIKNRNGENFAKAIMTTDTFPKSLAFKIVLEDNRSFTIAGAAKGAGMINPSLATMLCFIVTDANIPKADMDDLLKKNLDYSFNAISVDGDTSTNDTVMLLSNQKSDAYDKEAFGEALRLLMHNLALMIVKDGEGAKKVAGFLVTGAKNDTEAKIAAKALSNSLLVKTALFGEDPNWGRIASTIGASGVECDEKRLVISFEDITVYDKGDILFTPEIEEKAHKIMKKEQFTIKCDLGLGNGSFKSYGCDLGYEYVKINAEYRT comes from the coding sequence ATGTTTGAAATATATCCGGTCAATGGAGGGATATCAGCCGTAAACGGATTTTATTGCGACGGAGTCAGCGCCGGACTTAAACCTGAAGGAGAACTTGATATCGGTTTTATCTACTCTGACAGACTCTGCAGTATCAGTACGGTTTTTACACAAAACAGATTTCAGGCTGCTCCGATAAAACATTTTCTACAAAATAGTATAAAAAAAACAAATTTTATACTTGTCAATTCTAAAAACGCCAATGCAATGACAGGCGAAGTAGGAATATCTGATATTGAAGAGATTCTAGCCTTTGCAAAAGATAACTTTCCTGATATTCAAAATCCGGTAATGAGTTCAACCGGTGTCATAGGCGTAAGACTACCCAAAGCGAAGATAAAGAACAGCATCTCAAAATTTGATATAAAAAATCGTAACGGTGAAAATTTTGCAAAAGCCATTATGACAACTGACACATTTCCAAAAAGTCTGGCATTCAAAATTGTTCTGGAGGACAACAGAAGTTTCACTATTGCAGGCGCCGCCAAAGGAGCAGGAATGATAAACCCTTCTTTGGCAACAATGCTCTGTTTTATAGTAACTGATGCAAACATACCCAAAGCCGATATGGACGATCTGCTCAAAAAAAATCTCGACTATTCATTCAATGCCATAAGTGTGGACGGAGATACATCAACTAACGATACTGTAATGCTTTTGTCAAACCAAAAAAGTGACGCATATGATAAAGAGGCTTTTGGTGAAGCATTGAGGTTATTGATGCACAATCTTGCTTTGATGATAGTAAAAGATGGTGAAGGTGCAAAAAAGGTTGCAGGCTTTTTGGTAACCGGCGCAAAAAACGATACGGAGGCAAAAATAGCGGCAAAGGCTCTGAGTAACTCTTTGTTGGTAAAGACAGCACTATTCGGAGAAGACCCGAATTGGGGCAGAATCGCCTCTACAATAGGAGCAAGCGGCGTAGAGTGTGATGAAAAAAGACTCGTGATATCTTTCGAAGATATTACCGTTTATGACAAAGGAGATATTCTTTTTACTCCTGAAATTGAAGAAAAAGCTCATAAAATAATGAAAAAAGAGCAGTTTACCATCAAATGTGACCTGGGTTTAGGAAATGGCAGCTTTAAATCGTATGGATGCGATCTTGGGTATGAATATGTAAAGATAAATGCAGAGTACAGAACATAA
- a CDS encoding YdcH family protein, producing MLEEYKDIVEKLMAENPHFAAVVEKHDELDKLITEVEEGREHMEDLELEKLKKEKLRLKDEAYAMILEYKKKMTQ from the coding sequence ATGTTGGAAGAATACAAAGATATAGTTGAAAAACTTATGGCTGAGAATCCTCATTTTGCGGCAGTTGTCGAGAAGCATGACGAACTTGATAAACTGATTACAGAAGTTGAAGAAGGCAGAGAGCATATGGAAGATTTAGAGTTGGAAAAACTGAAAAAAGAGAAACTAAGACTCAAAGATGAAGCCTATGCAATGATACTGGAGTATAAAAAGAAAATGACTCAATAA
- the accA gene encoding acetyl-CoA carboxylase carboxyl transferase subunit alpha, whose amino-acid sequence MATYLEFEQKIKQIEEQIEAARARGDLHAVQILKKELEKEVSKTYKNLSDYQKLQLARHPDRPYALDYVKLLMENAYEIHGDRCYRDDPAIICYLGYIDGQRTLLIGEQKGRGTKNKLKRNFGMPHPEGYRKALRAAKLAEKFKIPVLMLIDTPGAYPGIGAEERGQSEAIARNLFELSQLDTVTVSVVIGEGGSGGALAIGVADKLAMMRYSVFSVISPEGCAAILWNDPSKVEQATKALKITSEDLLKLGLIDDIVDEPLIGAHRDKIGAAKALKEYFLKNVQELSKLSSKERLDLRYEKLMSRGRFAEEG is encoded by the coding sequence TTGGCAACCTATTTGGAGTTTGAGCAAAAAATCAAACAGATTGAAGAACAGATTGAAGCAGCCAGAGCTAGAGGCGATTTGCATGCTGTCCAGATATTGAAAAAAGAGCTTGAGAAAGAGGTTTCCAAAACGTATAAAAACCTTTCCGATTATCAGAAACTCCAGCTTGCCAGACATCCGGACAGGCCATATGCACTCGACTATGTGAAACTTCTGATGGAAAATGCATATGAGATACACGGGGACCGGTGCTATCGTGACGATCCTGCCATTATCTGCTATCTTGGATACATAGATGGGCAAAGAACTCTGCTTATCGGAGAGCAGAAAGGCAGAGGAACTAAAAATAAACTCAAAAGAAATTTCGGTATGCCTCATCCGGAAGGATATAGAAAAGCATTGCGTGCGGCCAAGCTTGCAGAGAAGTTCAAAATCCCTGTTCTTATGCTGATAGACACTCCTGGAGCTTATCCTGGCATCGGTGCAGAAGAGAGAGGGCAGAGTGAGGCGATAGCGAGAAATCTTTTTGAACTGAGCCAACTTGATACGGTAACTGTCTCAGTTGTTATAGGTGAAGGTGGAAGCGGTGGCGCATTGGCCATAGGCGTTGCAGACAAGCTGGCAATGATGCGATATTCCGTATTTAGTGTAATATCGCCAGAAGGGTGTGCAGCAATACTCTGGAACGATCCTTCAAAAGTTGAACAGGCAACAAAAGCACTTAAAATTACCTCGGAAGACCTGCTCAAACTGGGACTTATTGATGATATTGTAGATGAGCCTCTAATAGGTGCTCACAGGGATAAAATCGGAGCCGCAAAAGCTTTGAAAGAGTATTTTCTTAAAAATGTTCAAGAGTTATCGAAACTCTCTTCAAAAGAGCGTCTGGATTTAAGATATGAAAAACTTATGAGCAGAGGTAGATTTGCCGAAGAGGGCTGA
- a CDS encoding beta-ketoacyl-ACP synthase II codes for MRRVVVTGLGMINSLGHDKENSFEAIIEGKCGIERISLFDPSDQTVKIAAEVKNFDPKTFMDPKEVKKADRFIQLGIKAAQEAMEDAGIDENVEREKFGISSASGIGGLANIERNAVICHERGPRRISPFFIPSALVNMLGGFVSIEHDLKGPNLSSVTACAAGTHAITEAAKTIILGGADRMLVVGAEAAICPIGIGGFAAMKALSTRNEDPKKASRPFDADRNGFVMGEGSGALVLEEYESAKKRGAKIYAELIGFGESGDANHITTPAPEGEGAYRAMKAAFDMAGRPKIDYVNAHGTSTKYNDMYETMALKKLFGGKENCPPVSSTKGQVAHCLGAAGAIEAVISIMAMQKGIIPPTINYETPDPDCDLDYVPNVARETKLDIVMSNSFGFGGTNGVVIFKKV; via the coding sequence GTGAGAAGGGTTGTTGTAACTGGACTTGGTATGATAAACTCTCTTGGCCATGACAAAGAAAATTCTTTTGAGGCTATCATTGAGGGAAAATGTGGCATCGAAAGAATTTCTCTTTTTGATCCATCCGATCAGACTGTTAAGATTGCTGCCGAGGTAAAGAATTTTGACCCTAAAACTTTTATGGATCCCAAAGAAGTGAAAAAAGCTGATAGATTTATCCAGCTTGGCATCAAGGCGGCACAAGAGGCCATGGAAGATGCCGGGATTGATGAAAATGTGGAGAGAGAAAAGTTCGGTATCAGTTCAGCTTCCGGTATCGGCGGACTGGCGAATATAGAAAGAAATGCTGTTATTTGTCACGAAAGAGGCCCAAGAAGAATAAGTCCTTTTTTTATCCCTTCCGCACTTGTTAATATGCTTGGCGGTTTTGTATCGATTGAGCATGACCTTAAGGGTCCGAACTTATCTTCCGTAACCGCTTGTGCGGCAGGAACTCATGCGATAACGGAAGCAGCCAAAACGATTATACTCGGAGGTGCCGACAGAATGCTTGTTGTAGGTGCCGAAGCGGCAATCTGTCCGATAGGCATAGGGGGTTTTGCAGCAATGAAAGCACTTTCGACCAGAAATGAGGATCCAAAAAAAGCCTCCAGACCTTTTGATGCAGACAGAAACGGTTTTGTTATGGGAGAAGGTTCCGGTGCTTTGGTGCTTGAAGAGTATGAGAGTGCCAAAAAAAGAGGGGCGAAAATATATGCGGAACTCATAGGTTTTGGCGAAAGTGGCGATGCGAACCATATAACAACGCCGGCTCCAGAAGGCGAAGGTGCATACAGAGCAATGAAAGCGGCATTTGATATGGCTGGTAGGCCTAAAATCGATTATGTAAACGCACATGGGACAAGCACAAAGTATAATGATATGTATGAAACGATGGCTTTGAAAAAACTTTTCGGAGGAAAAGAGAACTGTCCTCCTGTCAGTTCTACAAAAGGACAGGTTGCCCATTGCCTTGGAGCGGCAGGTGCAATTGAAGCTGTTATCTCAATTATGGCGATGCAAAAAGGTATCATACCTCCAACAATTAACTATGAAACTCCGGATCCAGACTGTGATCTTGATTATGTTCCGAATGTTGCCAGGGAAACGAAACTCGATATCGTTATGAGTAACTCATTTGGTTTTGGCGGCACGAACGGTGTTGTAATATTTAAAAAAGTGTAA
- the acpP gene encoding acyl carrier protein has product MALFDEVKEVVVEQLNANPDEVKEDSKFVEDLGADSLDVVELVMALEEKFGIEIPDEDAEKIQTVGDAIKYIEEHK; this is encoded by the coding sequence ATGGCACTTTTCGATGAAGTTAAAGAGGTTGTGGTAGAGCAGCTCAACGCCAACCCGGATGAAGTAAAAGAAGATTCCAAGTTTGTTGAAGATTTGGGTGCAGACAGCCTTGATGTTGTTGAGCTTGTAATGGCACTTGAAGAAAAATTCGGTATTGAAATTCCTGATGAAGATGCTGAAAAAATTCAAACTGTTGGCGATGCTATCAAATATATAGAAGAGCATAAATAA